The region GTTCTCTACCGGCGTCTTTTGAACAAGCTCGAAGAACAGGTTCACCGGGCGGAGCTCCTGAGCCAGCTCATCCGGCTGTTTTCTTCCTCGCTTCAGATCGATGAGCTGCTCGAACGCGTTGTAACGAAATCAACCGAAGTCCTCGGAGACACCTCCTTTGTACTTCTTTCCAGTGAAACAGGATTGATGAAGCTTGAAGCGGCATTCTCCCGGAATCAGGACCGCTTGGTCAAAATGTTGATCGCGACTGCAAACCTGGGCACTCAAACATTGAAGAGCGATGCGTTATCGGAGGTCCTGGTGGATCGGCAGCCTGTTGTCATCGCCAACCTGCAACAGGCCCACCTTGCGCCGGAAATGCGCACTTTCGTCGAAAAGTATGGGCTGGTGTCGCTGCTTGCCGTTCCTATCCAGACGAAAGAAGTGGTCCTCGGCGCATTCGTGTCGGTCTCCGCGGAGCCGAAGAGTTTTACAAGCGACGATGTCGGCACCGCAGCGGCCCTCGCGGACTTCACCGCAATCGCTCTCGAAAACGCGGGCCTCTTTGCCGAACTCCAGCGCTCTGCAATCACGGATTCCCTGACAGGGGTATACAACACACGTTTCTTCCACGAGGCTCTCGGCCGCGAAACGGCGCGCGCGGACAGATACACAACGCCTCTTTCGCTGCTCATGATCGATATCGATTCCTTCAAACTCGTGAATGATACCTTCGGCCATGTGGTCGGCAATAAGGTTCTGACGCGGATCGCGGAAAGCCTGGACACCACCGTTCGAAACACGGATTTTGTTTTCCGCTGCGGCGGCGATGAGTTTGGAATCGTGCTGCCGGGCACCAATCTTGAAGGCGCGCTGCACGTGGCCGAAAAGATTTTGCAGCGCGTCGAAAGCGCGAACATTCTCCCTTCACTCGGGTACTCGGGCCATGTGACCGTCAGCATTGGTGTTTCGGAATATCATCGAGGAAGCCATTTTGAAACTCTCGTGGCCGAAGCCGACCAAGCCTTGTATTCTTCAAAACGATCCTCTAAAAACTGTGCCATAGCCTTCAAGGCAGCGGAAAGGTAGCCCTCGCTACACGCCGAAATTCACCCCCTCGAAAGCGCCGAAACTCCTTGAAAGCCTTGGGTTTGTAAATCTATATTAGCTCAGCATTTTAAGTTTCGGCCCACCCGTCACAGGCCTCTTAGTATCGGTGTCCCCACTCAATAAAGGTTGAACGGATCGGAGATCTTCTTGTCAGTGCCGGTTTGATCTCTCCAGACCAGTTGGAGTTTGCGCTCAAGGAACAGAAACGCACAGGCGAACGCCTGGGCGCACTCCTGCGCCAGTTGAACCTCGTCACGGAAGGCGATCTGGCGAAGGTGCTTGCGGAATCGGCCGGTATTGAGCACATCAACGTTCGCGCGGTGTCGATCGATCCAATTTACCGCGGCTGCTGGACATGGGTGTTGAGCCGTTCTTGGTCGCCTGGGCAGCGATGCAACGTACGGTCCCGCCCACCCTCTTTCAGGAGCGCCCACGTAGGAGCCACGCACCGGATACGATGCTTTGGTTCCGGGAGCGGACGGATCGCCAAGAATGTTTTCGATCAAATGACCTTCGATGGTGGTATGGCCTGTTTGTCCGGTCGCGTAGTCGGCGCTTGTGCCCGAAGTTGCCGAGGGCCGACCATGTTGTGGATGCGCTGGGAACCTGCCAGGTATATCCCGAGCCATTGGTGCCGGTGGTCGAACTACAACAATTGGTGAGGATCTCTACTTCGGCCGATGGCCGTATGGATGGCCGACCAGATCGTCCATCCTCCCCAGAGAATCGCTGAAACCAGACCAACCGTCACCACGAAAATGAAATAAACCCTGTCTTTCTCTGGGATTATGGGCAGTGTATGATTTGGGGGCTGCGAAGCCGCAGTTTCCGCATCCGTAGTCAGGGCCGCATCCGCCCGACGGACGGTTGCCTCGTCGCCTGCGCGTTGGGCTGCGGCTTCCAAGGCTTGCCAGGAGCCGGAGTCGGGTAGAAGGTCCACCGCTTTCTGAAAGGCGCGTTCCGCCGCAGCCGCATCTCCGAGCTGCGTTTCCGTCTGGCCTAAACTGTTCCAACCATTTGGATCCTCAGGTTTTGCGGCGATCGCCCGAAGGCTTTCGGTCTTCGCAGCGGAAAAATCGTGCTTCGCCAGATATATATAGGATAGGTTCACCGCTGTGAGCAGTTCCCCCTGCTGCCGGTAATAAGGATTCAGCCGGTATTCATACCGCCGCGATTCCAGGTTCAGCTCGAGGGCTTTGTTCACCTCTCCGTTCAAATAATAGTAGGCAGCCAATCGCGCCAGGATTTGCGGATCATGGGGAAACGCCTCCCGGTGCAGCTCCATGAAGTGGACCTGATCGTTCCAGTCGGCATTGCGCCGCTCGGTCTTCACTCCATACAGGACGAGCAGGATTCCGAACAGGGTCAGCGCCACCTTCCGGTTCATCCGTTGAAAGACCCCGGCTCC is a window of Terriglobia bacterium DNA encoding:
- a CDS encoding sensor domain-containing diguanylate cyclase, translating into MAHTIFILGTDPQQCKELREILQERIAENIVTHSGDELPAVKESDTVIITSEEKNTGVLYRRLLNKLEEQVHRAELLSQLIRLFSSSLQIDELLERVVTKSTEVLGDTSFVLLSSETGLMKLEAAFSRNQDRLVKMLIATANLGTQTLKSDALSEVLVDRQPVVIANLQQAHLAPEMRTFVEKYGLVSLLAVPIQTKEVVLGAFVSVSAEPKSFTSDDVGTAAALADFTAIALENAGLFAELQRSAITDSLTGVYNTRFFHEALGRETARADRYTTPLSLLMIDIDSFKLVNDTFGHVVGNKVLTRIAESLDTTVRNTDFVFRCGGDEFGIVLPGTNLEGALHVAEKILQRVESANILPSLGYSGHVTVSIGVSEYHRGSHFETLVAEADQALYSSKRSSKNCAIAFKAAER